Proteins co-encoded in one Medicago truncatula cultivar Jemalong A17 chromosome 8, MtrunA17r5.0-ANR, whole genome shotgun sequence genomic window:
- the LOC25502467 gene encoding serpin-ZX, whose translation MNSQSESIANLTKVSLTIAKHLFSKQEYKETNVVFSPLSLHIVLSIIAAGSEGPTQQQLLSFLQSKSTENLNYFASQLVSSVLSSAAPAGGPHLAFVNGMWVEQSLSLQPSFRKIVATDFKANIASVDFVNEALEATEEANLWAEKETNGHIKNLLPPESFNSLTNLIFANALYFKGVWEEEFDTSDTRDYDFHILNGSPVKVPFMTSYVMQYISVLDGFKVLRLPYTQGEDKHRFSIYFFLPDAKDGLLALIKKVASESKFLEQKLPRELVEVGDFRIPKFKISFGLECSDMLKELGVVLPFSEGALTKMVDSRIAQNLYVSNIFHKSFIEVNEEGTEAYGESYMGLSLCDSPRDHTPPPINFVADHPFLFLIREDLSGTILFIGQVLNPLDK comes from the exons ATGAATTCTCAGAGTGAATCAATCGCCAACCTAACCAAGGTTTCTTTGACCATTGCCAAACATTTGTTCTCCAAACAAGAATACAAAGAAACCAATGTTGTGTTTTCGCCATTATCACTCCACATTGTGTTGAGCATCATCGCTGCTGGCTCTGAAGGTCCGACACAACAACAACTTCTCTCATTCCTCCAATCCAAGTCCACTGAAAATCTAAACTACTTTGCCTCTCAGCTTGTTTCCTCTGTGCTCTCTAGTGCTGCTCCCGCTGGCGGACCTCACTTGGCTTTCGTCAATGGTATGTGGGTTGAACAATCACTTTCTCTTCAACCTTCCTTCCGAAAAATTGTAGCTACTGATTTCAAAGCCAATATTGCTTCAGTTGATTTCGTTAACGAG GCTCTCGAAGCGACAGAAGAAGCAAATTTATGGGCTGAAAAAGAGACAAATGGTCATATCAAAAATCTACTTCCACCTGAGTCATTTAATAGTTTAACCAACCTTATATTTGCAAATGCACTATACTTTAAAGGAGTGTGGGAAGAGGAATTTGATACATCTGATACAAGAGACTACGATTTTCACATTCTTAATGGTAGCCCGGTCAAGGTTCCTTTCATGACCAGCTATGTGATGCAGTATATCAGTGTTCTTGATGGTTTTAAAGTCCTTCGTCTTCCTTATACGCAAGGTGAAGACAAACATCGATTCTcaatttacttttttcttcCTGATGCAAAAGATGGATTGTTAGCTTTGATTAAGAAGGTTGCTTCCGAATCTAAGTTTTTGGAACAAAAGCTTCCTCGTGAATTAGTGGAAGTTGGTGACTTCAGGATTCCGAAATTCAAGATTTCTTTTGGGCTTGAATGTTCTGATATGCTGAAAGAGCTAGGCGTGGTTTTACCTTTCTCTGAAGGAGCTTTGACAAAAATGGTGGACTCTCGAATTGCTCAAAACCTTTATGTGTCCAACATATTTCACAAGTCTTTTATTGAAGTAAACGAAGAAGGTACCGAAGCCTATGGGGAAAGCTATATGGGGTTGAGTTTGTGTGATTCTCCTCGTGACCATACTCCGCCACCGATAAACTTCGTAGCTGATCACCCTTTCTTGTTTTTGATCAGAGAAGATTTGTCCGGAACCATACTCTTTATTGGGCAAGTGCTCAATCCTCTTGACAAGTGA
- the LOC25502468 gene encoding uncharacterized protein, translating into MAATLFVAILSFPLSYAHLQNYDDINSSRALDSLLQDYAFKAFSFRSKTGFPYDADVPNNLTGIKVSALRLRSGSLRTRSVQSYKEFQIPPGVIEQPYVERLVMVYHNLANWSENFYPLPLGYSYLAPVLGLLTYRGVNLNASELPELDIKVSDDKPILITFHDVKPAPYGSVPMCVYFDLHGSVTFDILLPGNVCSTVQQGHFSIVVASADIGKKKNTNVWMIVAWSLFVGCILLILLSILLFVRLRRMKKNQELELESDNGEALRITHVAGTILPVAGAIRTTTGMPMEDVV; encoded by the coding sequence ATGGCTGCTACACTTTTCGTTGCAATTCTCTCATTCCCATTATCATATGCTCACCTTCAAAATTATGATGATATTAACTCATCTAGAGCCCTTGATTCCCTCCTTCAAGATTATGCTTTCAAGGCATTCTCCTTTAGGTCTAAAACAGGATTCCCTTACGATGCCGATGTACCTAATAACCTAACCGGGATTAAAGTTTCAGCACTGAGACTTAGAAGTGGTAGTTTGAGAACAAGAAGTGTTCAAAGCTACAAAGAGTTTCAGATCCCGCCCGGTGTTATTGAGCAGCCTTATGTAGAGAGGCTTGTTATGGTTTACCATAACTTAGCCAATTGGTCCGAGAATTTCTATCCTTTACCATTAGGTTATTCATATTTGGCTCCTGTTTTAGGTCTCTTGACCTATAGGGGTGTCAATTTGAATGCATCTGAATTGCCGGAATTGGATATAAAAGTTTCTGATGATAAACCGATTTTGATAACGTTTCATGATGTGAAACCAGCACCATATGGTTCAGTTCCAATGTGTGTTTATTTTGATCTGCATGGTTCAGTGACGTTTGATATTCTACTACCTGGTAATGTGTGTTCAACAGTGCAACAAGGACACTTCTCAATTGTTGTTGCTTCTGCTGATATTGGTAAGAAGAAGAACACCAATGTGTGGATGATTGTTGCATGGTCCTTGTTTGTTGGGTGCATACTTTTGATCTTGTTAAGTATTCTATTGTTTGTTAGATTGAGAAGGATGAAGAAGAATCaagaattggaattggaatCTGATAACGGTGAAGCCTTACGTATAACACATGTTGCAGGAACAATATTACCAGTAGCAGGGGCAATTCGTACAACTACAGGGATGCCTATGGAAGATGTTGTTTAA